The following proteins are encoded in a genomic region of Methylobacterium tardum:
- a CDS encoding hybrid sensor histidine kinase/response regulator, with translation MTDPLAFLAGGGEAAGMIRARDWSGHPLGAPETWPVEFRAALSLVLNSPESMILAWGPDLHFFFNDTYFPLLGPRLPWAMGARFGEVWADAWTQAKPIIDAAMAGRSERFVDLPWQLDTDRGARETWWTFSYSRVLDAEGRVAGLFIFTNETTGRVLADAALQESQAALEAALGELHKLNGTLAQQVEERTADRNALWTLSSDMMLRCRFDGTITAVNPAWTEVLGWRPDELVGTRLIDLVHPDDLPRTVEGARRLSAGERLARFDNRYRHRDGSYRWISWAARPGDGVIAAVGRDFTAERERADALAAAEEALRQSQKMEAVGQLTGGLAHDFNNLLAGISGSLELIQTRLGQGRVMDVDRYITAAQGASKRAAALTHRLLAFSRRQTLDPKPTDVNRLVAGMEDLIRRTVGPSVVVEVLGAAGLWPALVDPPQLENALLNLCINARDAMPEGGRLAIETSNAWLGERAARRHDMAPGQYLSLCVTDTGTGMPPEIVGKVFEPFFTTKPLGQGTGLGLSMIYGFAQQSGGQVRIYSQVGQGTTVCLYLPRHRGAVAEEDPQAGIGTPPRAAPGETVLVVDDEPTVRMLVTEVLEDLGYTAIEAADSGAGLRVLQSDVRIDLLVTDVGLPGGMNGRQMAEAGRVKRPGLKVLFITGYAEAAVFGNGPLDPGMQVLTKPFVVEVLGARIREMIGTA, from the coding sequence TTGACCGACCCTCTCGCCTTCCTCGCCGGCGGCGGCGAAGCCGCGGGCATGATCCGCGCGCGCGACTGGTCCGGCCATCCCCTCGGCGCCCCGGAAACCTGGCCCGTGGAGTTCCGCGCGGCCCTGTCGCTCGTGCTCAACTCGCCGGAATCGATGATTCTCGCCTGGGGGCCGGATCTCCACTTCTTCTTCAACGATACGTATTTCCCGCTGCTCGGACCGCGGCTGCCCTGGGCCATGGGCGCGCGGTTCGGCGAAGTCTGGGCCGATGCCTGGACGCAGGCGAAGCCGATCATCGATGCCGCCATGGCGGGCCGTTCGGAGCGGTTCGTCGATCTGCCGTGGCAGCTCGATACCGACCGGGGCGCCCGGGAGACGTGGTGGACGTTCTCGTACTCGCGGGTCCTCGATGCCGAGGGCCGGGTCGCCGGGCTGTTCATCTTTACCAACGAGACCACCGGGCGGGTGCTCGCCGACGCCGCCCTCCAGGAGAGCCAGGCCGCGCTGGAGGCGGCCCTCGGGGAGCTGCACAAGCTCAACGGCACCCTGGCCCAGCAGGTCGAGGAGCGCACCGCCGACCGCAACGCCCTGTGGACGCTCTCGTCCGACATGATGCTGCGCTGCCGGTTCGACGGAACGATCACCGCGGTGAACCCGGCCTGGACCGAGGTGCTCGGCTGGCGCCCGGACGAACTGGTCGGGACGAGGCTGATCGATCTCGTGCATCCGGACGATCTGCCCCGCACGGTCGAGGGCGCGCGGCGGCTGTCCGCGGGCGAACGCCTCGCACGCTTCGACAATCGTTACCGCCACCGGGACGGCAGCTACCGCTGGATCAGCTGGGCGGCGCGGCCGGGCGACGGAGTGATCGCCGCGGTCGGTCGCGACTTCACCGCGGAGCGCGAGCGGGCCGACGCCCTGGCGGCCGCCGAGGAAGCCCTGCGGCAGTCGCAGAAGATGGAGGCGGTCGGCCAGCTCACAGGCGGCCTCGCGCACGACTTCAACAACCTGCTCGCCGGCATCTCCGGCTCGCTGGAGCTGATCCAGACCCGGCTGGGCCAGGGCCGTGTCATGGATGTGGACCGCTACATCACGGCTGCCCAGGGCGCTTCGAAGCGGGCCGCTGCCCTGACCCACCGTCTCCTGGCCTTCTCGCGGCGCCAGACCCTCGATCCGAAGCCCACCGACGTGAACCGGCTGGTCGCCGGCATGGAGGACCTGATCCGGCGGACCGTCGGCCCCTCGGTCGTCGTCGAGGTTCTGGGTGCGGCGGGTCTCTGGCCGGCCCTGGTCGATCCGCCGCAGCTCGAGAACGCGCTGCTCAACCTCTGCATCAACGCCCGCGACGCGATGCCGGAGGGCGGCCGCCTCGCCATCGAGACCAGCAACGCTTGGCTCGGCGAGCGCGCCGCGCGCCGGCACGACATGGCGCCCGGCCAGTATCTCTCGCTCTGCGTGACCGATACCGGAACCGGCATGCCGCCCGAGATCGTCGGCAAGGTGTTCGAGCCGTTCTTCACCACCAAGCCGCTCGGCCAGGGCACCGGGCTCGGCCTCTCGATGATCTACGGCTTCGCCCAGCAATCCGGCGGGCAGGTGCGGATCTACTCGCAGGTCGGGCAGGGGACCACGGTCTGCCTCTACCTGCCGCGCCATCGCGGCGCGGTGGCTGAGGAGGATCCGCAGGCCGGGATCGGGACGCCCCCGCGGGCCGCCCCGGGCGAGACCGTGCTGGTGGTCGACGACGAGCCGACCGTCCGAATGCTGGTCACCGAGGTGCTGGAGGATCTCGGCTACACGGCCATCGAGGCCGCCGACAGCGGCGCCGGCCTCAGGGTCCTGCAATCGGACGTGCGCATCGACCTGCTTGTCACCGATGTCGGGCTGCCGGGCGGCATGAACGGGCGCCAGATGGCGGAGGCCGGCCGGGTCAAGCGCCCGGGGCTGAAGGTGCTGTTCATCACCGGCTACGCGGAAGCGGCGGTGTTCGGCAACGGCCCGCTCGATCCGGGCATGCAGGTGCTCACCAAGCCGTTCGTAGTGGAGGTGCTCGGCGCGCGCATCCGCGAGATGATCGGAACGGCTTGA
- a CDS encoding methyl-accepting chemotaxis protein, with protein MIWSRSITFRLVFIAIFGLIILFVNSVVDIAQINSVNNSAREMRDVWMRKDDQRAELQFLALRYHTTTIRKVVAVGETENRDLDSEFTEMNASIPEAFGRYRALVGSSRERTLWEVCETRWQAYLAAREPIIAALKRGDRAGARDAIAPARQPLVDVFGALSDLAKFNAEGTEASTIRAEDAYRTAWMVTLGLLLAGLAVTGATLWDVLRHIARPIRSMTAAMSRLAAQDLTVVIPGAERRDEIGAMAASVQVFKEGLIRARALEDEAARVRAEAEARRKSGLRQMADGFEGAVGGIIGTVATAVAALQDTASRMTEAASGTAGRSTDVARAAELAAVNVNTAASAAEELGSSVQEIGRQVSGSAALTQAAVEEAESTAQLVQDLSGAAARIGDVVTMITTIAEQTNLLALNATIEAARAGEAGRGFAVVAAEVKALAGQTARATEEIAGQIGRIQTSTGDAVSAIGRIGGRIREISAVATRIAAAVEEQGAATQEIVRNVSQAALGAGEVTATITEVAGAATETGAAAEQVLASVAALSRHAEHLSGEVTRFLATVRAA; from the coding sequence ATGATCTGGAGCAGGAGCATCACGTTTCGACTTGTTTTTATTGCGATATTCGGTCTGATAATTCTTTTTGTAAATTCAGTGGTCGATATAGCGCAGATCAATTCAGTCAACAATTCCGCTCGGGAGATGCGCGACGTTTGGATGCGCAAGGACGACCAGCGCGCCGAGTTGCAGTTCTTAGCGCTCCGGTATCACACGACGACGATCCGCAAGGTTGTCGCGGTCGGCGAGACCGAAAACCGCGATCTCGATTCCGAATTCACCGAGATGAATGCGTCGATCCCGGAGGCATTCGGGCGGTATCGGGCCCTCGTCGGGTCTTCGCGCGAGCGGACGTTGTGGGAGGTGTGCGAGACGCGGTGGCAGGCCTACCTGGCGGCGCGTGAGCCGATCATCGCGGCCCTCAAGCGCGGTGATCGGGCCGGCGCTCGCGACGCCATCGCACCGGCCCGCCAGCCACTGGTCGACGTGTTCGGCGCGCTGTCGGATCTCGCGAAGTTCAATGCCGAGGGCACCGAAGCCTCAACGATCCGTGCCGAAGACGCCTACCGCACGGCCTGGATGGTCACGCTCGGCCTGCTCCTCGCCGGGCTGGCCGTGACGGGCGCTACGCTCTGGGACGTCCTGCGCCACATCGCGCGGCCGATCCGGAGCATGACCGCCGCCATGAGCCGACTGGCCGCGCAGGATCTCACCGTCGTGATCCCCGGCGCCGAGCGGCGCGACGAGATCGGCGCCATGGCGGCCTCGGTCCAGGTGTTCAAGGAGGGTCTGATCCGCGCCCGGGCGCTGGAGGACGAGGCGGCCCGCGTTCGCGCCGAGGCCGAGGCGCGGCGCAAATCCGGCCTGCGCCAGATGGCCGATGGCTTCGAAGGTGCGGTGGGCGGCATCATCGGCACCGTCGCGACGGCCGTCGCGGCGCTGCAGGACACGGCCTCCCGCATGACCGAGGCGGCGTCGGGCACCGCCGGGCGCTCCACCGATGTGGCGCGCGCGGCCGAGCTCGCCGCCGTCAACGTCAACACGGCGGCCTCCGCCGCGGAGGAGCTTGGCAGCTCCGTCCAAGAGATCGGCCGGCAGGTGTCGGGGTCTGCGGCGCTGACTCAGGCTGCCGTCGAGGAGGCCGAATCGACCGCCCAGCTCGTCCAGGACCTGAGCGGCGCGGCGGCGCGGATCGGCGACGTCGTGACGATGATCACCACCATCGCCGAGCAGACCAACCTCCTGGCATTGAACGCCACGATCGAGGCGGCTCGGGCGGGCGAGGCCGGCCGCGGCTTCGCGGTCGTCGCCGCCGAGGTGAAGGCGCTGGCCGGCCAGACCGCCCGGGCGACCGAGGAGATCGCCGGCCAGATCGGCCGGATCCAGACCTCCACCGGCGACGCGGTCTCGGCGATCGGCCGGATCGGAGGCCGGATCCGGGAGATCAGCGCGGTCGCCACGCGGATCGCCGCCGCGGTCGAGGAGCAGGGCGCCGCCACCCAGGAGATCGTCCGCAACGTCTCGCAGGCCGCACTGGGTGCCGGCGAGGTCACCGCCACGATCACCGAGGTGGCGGGAGCGGCGACAGAGACCGGGGCCGCAGCCGAGCAGGTTCTCGCCTCGGTCGCCGCGCTGTCGCGCCACGCCGAGCATCTCAGCGGCGAGGTGACCCGGTTCCTCGCGACGGTCCGGGCCGCCTGA
- the polA gene encoding DNA polymerase I: MTDAKPDASPETKPVGPGDQVILVDGSSFIFRAYFQSINQDQKYNSRPSDGLPTGAVRLFCTKIAQFLQEGAAGTMPTHLGIVFDKSEGSFRKEMFPDYKGHRPDAPDDLKRQMPLMRDAVRAFGLHAVELERYEADDLIATYTRQAEARGAGVIIVSSDKDLMQLVGPQVRFYDFESGAKGKAGYRPERNLDVEAIVAKWEGLQPNQIGDALALIGDTSDNVPGVPGIGLKTAAALIKEFGSLEALLERAGEIKQPKRRETLLANVDQAKLSRKLVALMEDVPVPVALGDLGVPKPDPEKLVGFLKAMEFNTLTRRIAQMLHVDPEAVKPDPRLLPGARPHGYGNAAGGSDAVPFFGDSVPPDPETAAAGAERSPGAAPPEGGEIDPFADLDLPDAPAKPRAPVEATPGNVVAARAAEAVAPFDTAAYETVSSLEQLDAWIAEGHEAGVIAVDTETDALDAHKAGLVGVSLAVATGRACYIPLAHVQAAKVQADATDLFGEGAAASDVAEPVPGQIPLKEALSRLKPLLENPGVLKVGQNLKYDWVVLARYGIEIAPFGDTMLISYVLDAGKGGHGMDELARRHLGHQPITFSDVAGTGRNKVTFDRVAIDKATAYAAEDADVTLRLWRMMKPRLVAEHRVAVYETLERPLLPVIARMEQRGIRVDREMLSRLSGDFSQILVRLEEEIQEDAGEKFSVGSPKQIGDILFGKMGLPGAKKTPSGQWATPATLLEELAQAGHALPKKILEYRQLSKLKSTYTDSLQTHADRETARVHTSFSLAATTTGRLSSSEPNLQNIPIRTEEGRRIRRAFVAAPGNRLISADYSQIELRLLAHMADIPELRKAFEDGIDIHAATASAMFGVPLKEMTPDLRRRAKTINFGIIYGISAFGLADRLGIGREEASAFIKQYFEQFPGIRDYIDTTKRSCRDKGYVTTLFGRVCHYPQIRSNNPSERASVERQAINAPIQGSAADIIRRAMIRMEAALAAKKLNARMLLQVHDELVFEVAEDEVDRTIPIIASVMEEAPAPALTLKVPLVVEAKAAGNWQEAH; the protein is encoded by the coding sequence ATGACCGACGCGAAGCCCGACGCGAGCCCCGAGACCAAGCCTGTCGGCCCCGGTGATCAGGTGATCCTGGTCGATGGCTCGTCGTTCATCTTCCGGGCCTATTTCCAGTCGATCAACCAGGACCAGAAGTACAATTCCCGCCCCTCCGACGGGCTGCCCACGGGCGCCGTGCGGCTGTTCTGCACGAAGATCGCCCAGTTCCTGCAGGAGGGCGCAGCCGGCACGATGCCGACCCATCTCGGCATCGTCTTCGACAAGTCGGAGGGTTCGTTCCGCAAGGAGATGTTCCCCGACTACAAGGGCCACCGCCCCGACGCGCCCGACGACCTCAAGCGCCAGATGCCGCTGATGCGTGACGCGGTGCGCGCCTTCGGCCTGCACGCGGTGGAGCTGGAGCGCTACGAGGCCGACGACCTCATCGCCACCTATACCCGCCAGGCCGAGGCGCGGGGCGCGGGCGTCATCATCGTCTCGTCCGACAAGGACCTGATGCAGCTCGTCGGGCCGCAGGTGCGGTTCTACGATTTCGAATCCGGCGCGAAGGGCAAGGCCGGCTACCGGCCCGAGCGCAACCTCGATGTCGAGGCGATCGTCGCCAAGTGGGAGGGCCTGCAGCCGAACCAGATCGGCGATGCCCTGGCGCTGATCGGTGACACGTCCGACAACGTGCCGGGCGTGCCCGGCATCGGCCTGAAGACCGCGGCGGCGCTGATCAAGGAGTTCGGCAGCCTCGAAGCCCTGCTGGAGCGGGCCGGCGAGATCAAGCAGCCCAAGCGCCGCGAGACCCTGCTGGCCAACGTCGATCAGGCCAAGCTCTCGCGCAAGCTCGTCGCACTGATGGAGGACGTGCCGGTCCCGGTGGCGCTCGGCGATCTCGGCGTGCCCAAGCCCGATCCGGAGAAGCTCGTCGGCTTCCTGAAGGCGATGGAGTTCAACACGCTCACCCGCCGCATCGCCCAGATGCTGCACGTCGACCCGGAAGCGGTGAAGCCCGATCCGCGGCTCCTGCCCGGGGCCCGTCCGCACGGCTACGGCAATGCGGCCGGCGGCAGCGACGCGGTGCCGTTCTTCGGCGATTCCGTGCCGCCGGATCCCGAGACCGCCGCGGCCGGCGCCGAGCGTTCGCCGGGCGCTGCTCCCCCTGAGGGCGGCGAGATCGACCCCTTCGCCGATCTCGACCTGCCGGACGCGCCGGCCAAGCCCCGGGCGCCCGTCGAGGCGACCCCCGGAAACGTCGTGGCGGCCCGGGCCGCGGAGGCGGTCGCGCCGTTCGACACCGCCGCCTACGAGACGGTGTCGTCCCTGGAGCAGCTCGACGCCTGGATCGCGGAAGGCCACGAGGCAGGAGTGATCGCGGTCGACACCGAGACCGACGCCCTGGACGCCCACAAGGCCGGCCTCGTCGGCGTCTCGCTGGCGGTGGCGACCGGCCGGGCCTGCTACATTCCGCTGGCCCACGTGCAGGCCGCCAAGGTGCAGGCCGACGCCACCGACCTGTTCGGCGAGGGCGCTGCCGCCTCCGACGTGGCCGAACCGGTGCCGGGCCAGATCCCGCTGAAGGAGGCGCTCAGTCGGCTGAAGCCGCTCCTTGAGAATCCGGGTGTCCTCAAGGTCGGCCAGAACCTGAAATACGACTGGGTCGTGCTGGCCCGCTACGGCATCGAGATCGCGCCCTTCGGCGACACGATGCTGATCTCCTACGTGCTCGACGCCGGCAAGGGCGGGCACGGCATGGACGAGCTGGCCCGCCGCCATCTCGGCCACCAGCCGATCACGTTTTCCGATGTGGCCGGCACCGGCCGCAACAAGGTGACCTTCGACCGGGTCGCCATCGACAAGGCCACCGCCTACGCGGCCGAGGATGCGGACGTGACGCTCCGCCTGTGGCGGATGATGAAGCCGCGGCTCGTGGCCGAGCACCGGGTGGCGGTCTACGAGACCCTGGAGCGGCCTCTGCTGCCGGTGATCGCCCGGATGGAGCAGCGCGGCATCCGGGTCGACCGCGAGATGCTGAGCCGCCTCTCGGGCGATTTCTCGCAGATCCTCGTCCGCCTGGAGGAGGAGATCCAGGAGGATGCCGGGGAAAAATTCTCGGTGGGCTCGCCGAAGCAGATCGGCGATATCCTCTTCGGCAAGATGGGCCTGCCGGGCGCCAAGAAGACGCCATCGGGCCAGTGGGCCACGCCCGCTACGCTCCTCGAAGAACTGGCTCAGGCGGGGCACGCCTTGCCCAAGAAGATCCTGGAATACCGCCAGCTCTCGAAGCTGAAATCCACCTACACGGATTCGCTCCAGACCCATGCCGACCGCGAGACCGCGCGGGTCCACACCTCGTTCTCGCTGGCGGCGACCACCACCGGGCGGCTGTCCTCGTCGGAGCCGAACCTGCAGAACATCCCGATCCGCACCGAGGAGGGCCGGCGGATCCGGCGCGCCTTCGTGGCCGCGCCCGGGAACCGGCTGATCTCGGCCGACTATTCGCAGATCGAGCTGCGGCTGCTGGCCCACATGGCCGACATCCCGGAGCTCCGGAAGGCGTTCGAGGACGGGATCGACATCCACGCGGCCACGGCCTCGGCGATGTTCGGCGTGCCGCTCAAGGAGATGACGCCGGACCTGCGGCGGCGGGCCAAGACCATCAACTTCGGCATCATCTACGGCATCTCGGCCTTCGGCCTCGCCGACCGGCTCGGCATCGGCCGCGAGGAGGCCTCGGCGTTCATCAAGCAATATTTCGAGCAGTTCCCGGGCATCCGCGACTACATCGACACCACCAAGCGGAGCTGCCGCGACAAGGGCTACGTGACCACGCTGTTCGGCCGGGTCTGCCACTACCCGCAGATCCGCTCCAACAACCCGTCCGAGCGCGCCAGCGTCGAGCGGCAGGCGATCAACGCGCCGATCCAGGGCTCGGCCGCCGACATCATCCGGCGGGCGATGATCCGGATGGAGGCGGCGCTCGCTGCCAAAAAACTGAACGCCCGCATGCTGCTGCAGGTGCACGACGAACTGGTCTTCGAGGTCGCCGAGGATGAGGTCGACCGCACGATCCCGATCATCGCCTCGGTGATGGAGGAGGCGCCGGCGCCGGCCCTGACGCTGAAGGTGCCGCTTGTGGTAGAGGCCAAGGCGGCGGGGAACTGGCAGGAAGCGCATTGA
- a CDS encoding putative DNA modification/repair radical SAM protein, protein MDETLAKKLRILADAAKYDASCASSAAPKRAAGKDGLGSTTGAGICHAYTPDGRCVSLLKILLTNWCLFDCAYCVNRRSSNVRRAKFTVEEVVNLTLNFYRRNYIEGLFLSSGIIKSPDHTMELLTRVAKSLRRDHGFAGYIHLKSIPEASPWLIEEAGLYADRLSINVELPTEASLERLAPEKDGAAIQGAMAQIGERIVQAKAEKRRFSPAGHSTQVIVGADATTDEALIRKSALLYGSVGLKRVYYSAFSPIPDGSAILPPKPPPLQREHRLYQADWLLRYYEFTPDEVADASEGGMLALDIDPKLAWALKHRDKFPVDVNRADREWLLRVPGLGARAVDKIVKARRHATLRLDDVARLTSGLKRVRPFLIAADHRPVGLTDRLDLRARLAEAAQQLSLF, encoded by the coding sequence ATGGACGAGACCCTCGCCAAGAAGCTGCGGATCCTGGCCGATGCCGCGAAGTACGACGCCTCCTGCGCCTCCTCGGCCGCGCCGAAACGGGCCGCCGGCAAGGACGGTCTCGGCTCGACGACAGGGGCCGGGATCTGCCACGCCTACACGCCGGACGGGCGCTGCGTCTCGCTGCTCAAGATCCTGCTGACCAACTGGTGCCTGTTCGACTGCGCCTATTGCGTCAACCGGCGCTCCTCGAACGTCCGGCGGGCGAAGTTCACCGTGGAGGAGGTCGTGAACCTCACCCTGAACTTCTACCGACGCAACTACATCGAGGGCCTGTTCCTCTCCTCTGGCATCATCAAGTCGCCGGACCACACGATGGAGCTGCTGACCCGGGTGGCGAAGTCGCTCCGGCGCGATCACGGTTTCGCCGGCTACATCCACCTCAAGTCGATCCCGGAGGCGAGTCCCTGGCTGATCGAGGAGGCGGGCCTCTACGCCGACCGGCTGTCGATCAACGTCGAGCTGCCCACCGAGGCGAGCCTGGAGCGCCTCGCCCCCGAGAAGGACGGCGCCGCGATCCAGGGGGCGATGGCGCAGATCGGCGAGCGCATCGTGCAGGCCAAGGCCGAGAAGCGCCGCTTCTCGCCGGCCGGACACTCGACGCAGGTGATCGTCGGGGCGGATGCCACCACCGACGAGGCGCTGATCCGCAAGAGCGCGCTGCTCTACGGCAGCGTCGGCCTGAAGCGCGTCTACTACTCGGCCTTCAGCCCGATCCCGGACGGCTCGGCGATCCTGCCGCCGAAGCCGCCGCCGCTCCAGCGCGAGCACCGGCTGTACCAGGCCGACTGGCTGCTGCGGTACTATGAATTCACCCCCGACGAAGTCGCCGACGCGTCGGAGGGCGGGATGCTCGCCCTCGACATCGACCCGAAGCTCGCCTGGGCGCTGAAGCACCGGGACAAATTCCCGGTGGACGTGAACCGGGCCGACCGGGAATGGCTCCTGCGGGTGCCGGGGCTCGGCGCGCGGGCGGTCGACAAGATCGTCAAGGCGCGCCGCCACGCGACCCTGCGCCTGGATGACGTCGCCCGGTTGACCTCGGGGTTGAAGCGGGTGCGGCCGTTTCTCATCGCCGCCGACCACCGTCCGGTCGGGCTCACGGACCGGCTCGACCTGCGCGCGCGACTCGCCGAGGCGGCGCAGCAACTGAGTTTGTTTTGA
- a CDS encoding NADPH:quinone oxidoreductase family protein, with protein sequence MRALLCTRLDGPEHLEIVERPDPVPGPGQALVRIRLAALNFFDTLITAGRYQVKPPLPFSPGGEGVGVVEALGEGASGVAMGDRVIVHAGHGCCAERIAVDAARLTPVPDAVPDEQAAGLTITYGTSLHALANRARLQPGEWLAVLGASGGVGLAAVELGRLMGARVIACASSEEKLAVARTHGAEATLVYDPATLKDELRRISGGGVDVIYDAVGDAYAEPALRALGWRGRYLVIGFAAGAIPRLPLNLMLLKELDVQGVHWGAFLDRDPEAHRADQRRLLGWVAEGKLTAQVHGVYPLAEFPEAFGLLTRRAAMGKVLLRP encoded by the coding sequence ATGCGGGCGCTGCTGTGCACGAGGCTCGACGGGCCGGAGCATCTGGAGATCGTCGAGCGTCCCGACCCGGTGCCCGGTCCCGGGCAGGCCCTGGTCCGGATCCGGCTGGCGGCGCTGAACTTCTTCGACACGCTGATCACGGCCGGGCGCTACCAGGTGAAGCCGCCGCTGCCGTTCTCGCCGGGCGGCGAGGGCGTCGGGGTGGTCGAGGCCCTGGGCGAGGGCGCCTCCGGCGTTGCAATGGGGGACCGGGTGATCGTCCATGCCGGGCACGGCTGCTGCGCCGAACGGATCGCCGTCGATGCCGCCCGGCTCACGCCGGTACCGGACGCGGTGCCGGACGAGCAGGCGGCCGGCCTCACCATCACCTACGGCACCTCGCTCCACGCCCTGGCCAACCGGGCGCGCCTGCAGCCGGGCGAGTGGCTCGCGGTGCTCGGCGCCTCTGGCGGCGTCGGTCTCGCGGCGGTGGAACTCGGTCGGCTGATGGGCGCCCGGGTCATCGCCTGCGCCTCCTCGGAGGAGAAGCTCGCGGTCGCCCGCACCCACGGCGCCGAGGCGACGCTGGTCTACGATCCCGCGACCCTCAAGGACGAGCTGCGCCGGATCAGCGGCGGCGGCGTCGACGTGATCTACGACGCGGTCGGCGACGCCTACGCGGAGCCGGCCCTGCGGGCGCTCGGCTGGCGCGGGCGCTACCTCGTCATCGGCTTCGCCGCCGGCGCCATCCCGCGGCTGCCGCTGAACCTGATGCTCCTCAAGGAACTGGACGTGCAGGGCGTCCACTGGGGCGCCTTCCTGGACCGCGACCCGGAGGCGCACCGGGCCGACCAGCGCCGGCTCCTCGGCTGGGTCGCCGAGGGTAAGCTCACCGCGCAGGTGCATGGCGTCTACCCCCTGGCGGAGTTCCCGGAGGCGTTCGGCCTGCTGACCCGCCGGGCCGCCATGGGCAAGGTGCTGCTGCGGCCCTGA
- a CDS encoding UdgX family uracil-DNA binding protein (This protein belongs to the uracil DNA glycosylase superfamily, members of which act in excision repair of DNA. However, it belongs more specifically to UdgX branch, whose founding member was found to bind uracil in DNA (where it does not belong), without cleaving it, appears to promote DNA repair by a pathway involving RecA, rather than base excision.): MGAGNATLPPPAAGGGDAHRPRAITLRPGADLDGFRKAVRSLVAQGVPPEAVTWSVSDAPGLFGADADDTPAAPLALPKPVAALIPQVIPHRNPERYSLLYALIWRVCHGERHLMEVGSDPLVHRLHRMAKAIGRDLHKMHAFLRFRRAEDSGGEHYVAWFEPDHHILEAAAPFFVNRFRGMRWSILTPEGSAHWDTETLTFGPPGDRAQLPEGDGFEAGWQTYYESTFNPARTNLKAMRAEMPKKYWHNMPETAAIPALVRAAAGRTDAMIEREPTMPTRRDPVRAVAAMADQDPKSLDELNAIIRRTEPLVPGANQAVLGEGPVGATVAFVGEQPGDQEDRQGRPFVGPAGQLLSRAMAEAGIDRGASYLTNAVKHFKFEARGKRRIHQKPTAGEVSHYRWWLDRELEFVAPKLVVALGATAVLALTGKAIPITRARGPFRFDRHDNRFQGFITVHPSYLLRLPDEAKEEAYAAFVDDLRRVEALGRELAA, encoded by the coding sequence ATGGGGGCCGGAAACGCGACCCTCCCACCCCCCGCTGCGGGGGGAGGGGACGCGCACCGGCCTCGCGCCATCACCTTACGCCCCGGCGCCGATCTCGACGGCTTCCGCAAAGCCGTCCGAAGCCTCGTGGCGCAGGGCGTCCCGCCGGAGGCTGTGACGTGGTCGGTGTCGGACGCGCCCGGCCTGTTCGGCGCCGATGCGGATGATACCCCGGCCGCGCCGCTTGCCCTGCCGAAACCCGTCGCCGCCCTGATCCCGCAGGTGATCCCCCACCGCAATCCGGAGCGCTACAGCCTGCTCTACGCGCTGATCTGGCGGGTCTGCCACGGCGAGCGGCACTTGATGGAGGTGGGCAGCGATCCGCTGGTCCACCGCCTGCACCGGATGGCGAAGGCGATCGGGCGCGACCTCCACAAGATGCACGCCTTCCTGCGCTTCCGCAGGGCCGAGGACAGCGGCGGCGAGCATTACGTCGCGTGGTTCGAGCCGGATCACCACATTCTCGAAGCGGCAGCCCCCTTCTTCGTCAACCGCTTCCGCGGCATGCGCTGGTCGATCCTGACCCCCGAAGGCTCGGCCCATTGGGATACCGAGACCCTGACCTTTGGGCCGCCCGGGGACCGGGCGCAGCTCCCGGAGGGTGACGGGTTCGAGGCCGGCTGGCAGACCTATTATGAGAGCACCTTCAACCCGGCCCGCACCAACCTGAAGGCCATGCGGGCCGAGATGCCCAAGAAGTACTGGCACAACATGCCCGAGACCGCCGCGATCCCCGCCCTGGTCCGGGCGGCGGCCGGGCGCACCGATGCCATGATCGAGAGGGAGCCGACCATGCCCACACGCCGCGATCCCGTCCGCGCCGTCGCCGCCATGGCCGACCAGGATCCCAAGAGCCTCGACGAGCTGAACGCGATCATCCGCCGGACCGAGCCGCTGGTGCCGGGCGCCAACCAGGCCGTCCTCGGTGAGGGGCCGGTCGGCGCGACCGTCGCCTTCGTCGGCGAGCAGCCCGGCGACCAGGAGGACCGGCAGGGCCGGCCCTTCGTCGGCCCCGCGGGCCAGCTCCTCTCCCGCGCCATGGCGGAAGCCGGGATCGACCGGGGGGCGAGCTACCTCACGAATGCGGTCAAGCACTTCAAATTCGAGGCGCGCGGCAAGCGCCGCATCCACCAGAAGCCGACGGCCGGCGAGGTCAGCCACTATCGCTGGTGGCTGGATCGGGAGCTCGAGTTCGTCGCTCCGAAGCTCGTGGTGGCGCTCGGCGCGACCGCCGTGCTGGCGCTGACCGGCAAGGCAATCCCGATCACCCGGGCGCGCGGGCCGTTCCGGTTCGACCGGCACGACAACCGTTTCCAGGGCTTCATCACGGTGCACCCGTCCTACCTGCTGCGCCTGCCGGACGAGGCGAAGGAGGAGGCCTACGCGGCCTTCGTGGACGACCTGCGCCGGGTGGAGGCGCTGGGGCGCGAACTCGCCGCGTGA